A stretch of DNA from Oryza brachyantha chromosome 4, ObraRS2, whole genome shotgun sequence:
CGTGCAGCCGCGTGAGGCTTCGGTTGTTTGGACGGGTGGGGCTTCGGGGCGCAGAGGATCCCGCGTGCGGCCGAGGTGCCGGTGGGCACGTGGCTCGGAGTTCCAGAGCATGCGAACCGGTTAATAttccttaaaaaaagagaagaagagaaaaatcgACGGCCGCGcgctctcctctctctgaATGTGGGCCCCACTTTTAGTGAAGTAAAAGAAACGGGATCGTGTCGTGTCTGCTGCTACGCGTGCACGTGGTACGCACGTCCGGGATCCTGAAAATACATGacgaaggataaaaaaaaaagctctagCAACATTTatattaggagaaaaaaattttatatttaaatattttctcttcGTTATAAAAAACACGAAGGAtatcatatatgaatgatttgttggagtaaaaaagatacgaaagataaaattattttagataatcatctaaataaagatatagacaaccaaatttagatgagttgtgGGAATGTTCTTAATCCACTcgtatattatttaaatagttatttaaaaatataaaaaatttaaaaagatagtttaatataagTGATATCACTCTATAAACTTGtaggtttaaatttaacttctataagttgtagcaaaaagaacaaaataaactgaaactaagtatacgaatattcataattacttttgttatttttgttacatcaTGTAGAAGTtggatttgaatttgaatttatatgaaatgctataacttatattaaactatattatcatctttttttttattttttgagattatttagatgacatataaGCGACAGATAAACGTCTATATGCGACGGATGAACGTATATATGTGTACGTAGAAACTACTTCCACGCACCCCGCATCAGGTACGCGCTGCAACATCGGTTTCCTGTCCTCGACGGAGGTATAAATTCGAAGGATGTACAGCGGTATAcgtgcaaaaataaataaataaatctggAGCGATCGAGCGAAGGCATACGTGCGAACATGTTCGCAAGTCGGCGGGCGTTGGTCATCTCACCATTGTGTTGGTCATTCAAAGGTGAGGTCATGCAGCCCGTATTGGGCCGTACCTGCTCGAGATGACAAACTGCTTAATAAGTCGGTCGAGTGTTCGCAAGTCGGCGGGCGTTGGTCATCTCACCATCATGTTGGTCATTCACAGGTGAGATAACACAGCCCGTATTGGGCCGTATCTGTGATGACAAACCGCTTGATAAGTCGGTCGAGTTATCGAAAAATCAACTGGATTATGTCAttctaaaagttttatccaagTTATGTTGTGTTTCAAATAGTTCATGACAAAAGCGAACGAAACGGTCCCAAAGCGATATTTAGTTAACAAACGGTTTTGTGAAGGACTGAAGGAGTGTATCCATCGGGTGGTCCCAGTGGGCTCggaaggacaaaaaaaaatcaatccaagccatatatatatatatatatatatatatatatatatacatgtatatatatatatgtatatatatatacatgtatatatgtatatatatacacatgtatatatacatatacatgtacatatgtatgtatatatatatatatgtaaaaatagaaaaaaaaattaataaagaggaaaaggaaaagaaatgatatgatttttaaatacaagGAAGAGCAGCTGATGGAGCAGATGATTGAAGAGCTTCAGGAAGAAATTTTGGGTCTTTCGCAAGTTGGACGAAGAGTGCGCTCAAGAGGGGTAGCTGATATAGGATATATGTTTCAGTTTTCTAGTGGAATGGGTGTGGGTTGATGGTGGTTTTTAGGACTCTTTTTGTGAAAGTGTTTAACTCAGCTGTGAGGATGCGTTTGCTTGTCAAATTTTGCACTGTAGCTAGCAATTCCAGCATGAACTCATGTTTTACATGCCAATCcaataagttaaaaaaatcaaagaaattaaAGACCCACATATCGGTGCTTATCTCATATCCCTTACGCTCAACCTCATAGGTGATGCAGATAATGATGAGGTAGGCCTTAgcctcccccctcctcccctcatcCATGTGATCAGCCTTCGCATGTGACCCTGTCAACAGTGAGGTGAGTCTCAACCAAAGCACCCTCTTTTTTTGTGCTCGACCTCAACAAAGCTATCGTAATCATGAGGCGAAGAGAACGAGATCGAATAAGATAACAACAACATTGAGCGGACGAGAATAGGCCAATGTGCGAGCTCAGCGGTGACAATTTATAGATCGTCCCTTTGCCTTGCTCTCCACTGGTTTGTCATAGTCGTGAGGGACGTACTATTGTCGCTCCATTCCTTCTCTTTTTCGATGCTTAGTTCGACAATCATGTCATATCCATTCCCTTAGGGTCATCAGTGTCTCTTCACATGAAAgccaacgacgtcaaatattgaGTTGACGAGCCTGACCTCATCGGCGACAACACCCTCCGTCCTCCGAGACATGTGACCACGTCAGGCTGATAAGGATGGGTGGAGGTACGAGCTTGTTGGAGGCAACATAGAAGAATCAGGGAAGCGAGTGTTAGGAAGGGAGAGGAAGTGGTTGGTGCAAGAGAGTTGGTCGGCATGAAGGAAGAAAATGAGAAGCCAGAAATAGCGCATGGAAAGAAAGGGATATGAATAGTCAACATTAACAACTGAGccatgctatttttttatttactatttacgTTTAACTGACTGAATTGTCACGTGTATATCACATAAGATCATTTTCTCGTGTTTGAAGTTTTGAGTGTGAAATGTATGGTATTTGATTGATAGCATAAACCGTACTAACATTACATTTGGCGTGGAAGGAGGCTAGTTCGGACCTGGTCCATCCGTCCATTTCGTAAACGCAGAATCGGTGTGGATGTCAACGGAGCCCATGGTCGACCACCGTACGGACCAGACAACACGCGGCCGTCGATCGAGCcgaggccggccggccagccgcCACGCACGTACGGCGCAGCCGCGAACGTACGTACGAGCGCGAGTGGACGCAGCAGCTGACGGGCTAATTAACAATAGTCCACGCCGTTGGTACTCGGGAACCGGTCATGATCTTCTCCAGCCAACGGCACGAGTTCACGACAACGGATCATGTATAGTAGTCGTATGATATCAGTTTTGAACCAATAcgatattataaataatttgatttatgatGCCAAAATTCCATGGCAAAATTTGCCTCTTCGTCAAGAGTTTTTTgtttatcatcatcatcatcatcatcagcgaAGTGATGGTTTAATTTAGAGATGTAGATAAGCAAGATGATATATTAGCGAATTACGTGAAGTACAGTGAGTTAGGTTAGCGTCACACGAACTACGATATCGATGAAGCTACTGATCGTTCTTCGTGGGTGAACGTCGCTGCCAGGAACATGTCCTCCTCGGTCCCGATCCACCCGCACTGGCCGCaccgctcgccgtcgctgcaGCAGTGCTGgttgacgccgccgccgggcgaTCCCGTCTTCACGGCTCCGTAGTtgtcggcggcgacgtggtTCACGCTGAGCTCGACCAGCAGCTTGGGCGCCTTGCACCCGCTCAGCTCGCGGCACGCCGGCGAGAGCCTCAGCCAGGTCCCCgaagacgccggcgccggcgtcgtggaGGCCGCGGGCGACACGGTGAGCTCGCCCCGCGCCAGAACACGCGAGGACGGCCTCCCGGTCCTCCCAACCCCGAGGCCAAGGAACGCCAGCGGACGCCTGCGCGGCCTCCACCGGAGCTGGAACACGACCCCGCCCCCCACCGACTcccgcgcgccaccgccaccgccgccgcggcgctcgaAGCGGGCGAGCTCCCCCCAGAACGCGtcgcccgagccgccgtcgCACGGGACTTCACGCGTGTCCACGCGGATCCGCCGCCTCCCGTCCCCCACCGGAACGTAATACCTCACGAAgaggccgcctcctctcccatcCGGCGCCGCCTCGACGCCGGCCACCCTCACCACCTTCACCTCGAACTCCACGCCTGTCCCCTGCGCCCACACGCTCGCCATGCAAACAACAcccgaagaaaaaaaaaaccctttaGCTCTTCTCTTACACCAGCTTCGATCggtttcttcctcctctcttccaAGAACGCCGCAGCAGATCGCGTGTATATATAaccagaggaggagggcgagcCGGCCACACCGTCACAGTGGCGCGAGCCGCGGTTGGAAATGGCTCTCGCTTTCGCGAGGGGATTGAGACACGGCCGCGGGGTTTCCGCGAGACGTACAGCTGATCTCCTCCCTTCGCTCTTGCGAATTAAACCCTTGGGCGCTGCAAGGGGTTGATGATGATCTGTGGCCGTAGAGCCGGCGGAAGAGTGGCCGCAGATAACGATCGGTGCGCGCGCATGTTGCATGAGGCTGACACGGCTGAATCGTGGGTTCGAACGCAGCAGCTACGTACCACTCCTCGACTGGAGTACTGCGTGTGAGGCTTTTGCCGACTTGCGCCCTTATCTTCTTTGCTTctgattataaaattttgattatttttataagtcaaaatttaaattttcaacatcatatttgaaattgattttaggatttatcgtagtttattttttaggcttagtttttatagataactaaaaatacatatataaagattttatttacacattatttttcgtttataaatatattgtttaactttcttttctatgaaaaaacaCAGGACGGCCCCTTGAGCAGCTCATGCTGGGGGTTAACGAGCTGCGTTATGTCGTGATAACTACCGGcactcgctcgctcgctcatTAGCCGgggttttattttatatgatatcATATCGCCGTGGTCGATCGCCTTTTTAGCAATTAGTAGTAGCAATTAGCACGGCTACAAGGGGATCTAGAACGCGAGTAAATTAAGCGGAGGCCAGCCTCCGTCCGAATCGGATTCGGATAAGTACTTGAGTAGATTGCGGGACAGATCAGACAGCCGATTAGATTACGCATGTGCATGTCATGTGCCGCTTTCGCGACAAGAGAGTGCATTAATTAGTTTAAGAGGTAGTACATCTGTTTCATAACGTTACGAAAGATGttcgatttttctttttttataacatttaatcattcgtattattcaaaatttagtataaatataaaaaatgacaagtcgtatttaaaattcttttgataataaaataagtcataggcaaaataaataatattttcataattttttaaataaaataaatggtgaaACATTacagtaaaaaagtcaaacatcttatattataaaatataaaacggaaAGAGTATTAGTTTGGTCCGGAGATTAGCCAGTGATGTGATTCAGTCGTAAGTTCATTCCTAGCTCGACCCTTCACCTCATTTGAAGAGAAATTTTGAGTCCGTTGATCGATCGCtggtcgctgctgctgctgctgctgcgattCCTTTTGGCTGACAGCACACAGCAGGAGCCAAACCCACTGGAACTGGTGCAGTTTGGCTCAACAAAGTCGTCTATGATGCGGCTACAGGAGCAAGTGATTCGGGGCTGGCTAGTGCCGGTTTGACTCGAGAACGATTTGCAGCAGTATGGCCGgctgaagaagaaaaattaatGGTGGGACATGCATGCAACCCTCCTAACCTTCAATAATTCAGCTGAGGTCCATGGGTATGTGGCATTATTGCACGGCTTCCTTTATGGGACAAGACACCGTTGGAGGCTTCAATAATTTTCGTTAGTGGTGCGGTGCTCTTTACCACCCCTAACATTCCTCCAATGGGCCTTTGTTTGACCTGAAGAAAGAGTGTTCGGAGCACTGGGCGGGCCCCATCTCTTTGGAATGGTCAGCATCAGATTGGATCTCCATTGGAACAGCAGGCAAAGAATCTATCATGGTCACAAACAAATGCCATCACATGCATGTACATCTACTGTATATGGGTGATAattgctttatatattttctgacTTATGTAGGTAGTTTGACTTGACCTCCCTACTACTGTTGAATCTTACAGCAATGAATGAATGATTGGGGGTTAGTGACCACAAGGACTCCTGATTTGTACTACATTATAAAGCAAGAGAACATCAACTTGCAACATGTAGTATTGAGAGGTACAAATGGTACAAGGAACGGTGAGAAGTTAAAAGGGATAAAATTGCAATCATGTGAAAAATTGAACATGTTTTCCAATAACAACTTAGAAATCACTGTGGAATTTATTTGCAGTGTAACAATGTGAAGGAATGAGGGTCAACTACGAACTTGATTCCGCAGTGGCAGTTTTTGCTCTGTCAGCTTCAATCATGGCCTTTATGTAGAACTCGCCAGCTTTGTAGGAGGATCGAACCATTGGGCCCGAAGCCACATAACGGAAGCCCTGTTATTCAGGACCAATGCATTTCATCAGCAACACAAGCTAATTACCGTGATACGAAGTACAGTAGTACTGTTTAAATGCCTTAACTGAAGAAGATTTCGACAGCCAACATGGGAGTATTAAGAAATGTATACGAGCTTAAAGTTGACATTTACAAATCACTGGCattaagatttttatatgaataacTGAACACAAATGCAGATTGCATGACAAAGGAAGCACCTACATCTCCCCCTTCGTTCACAAATACCAAGTTGTGTCCACCAAACTGATAGAATGGACAAACAGCTAGTTAGATTGGTTTTCTTGTTCTCATGTTCCTCattgaaaacaaataaagacTAGCAAGTAGTCTACATCAGGATGTCGAGGAAAGCTTTCTATTGTGATAAATCTGAGtttaaagttaattaagctttgccatgtaaaatatatatcctAGGAATTGTGGCCAGTACTATATTTTACTTTGATGATGTGAAAAACTTAGAGGCAGATGGGCATACCATGTCAACACCAAGTGCTCGATAACTCTCAAAGGCTTCAGGAGTAACATACTCAGAAACAGGCATATGACGTTTGGATGGTCTCATGTACTGACCAAATGTCATTACATCAACACCAGCAGCTCTAACCTTTTCCATTGTGCTTATAACCTGATCTGGTGTTTCTCCACATCCAAGCATGATCGATGTCTTTGTGAGGGTACCAGCTGGGGCATACTCTTTTGCCATTTTCAGGACATCTATTGATTGCTTAAAGTTTGCACGATGATCTCTCACATTTCTTTGCAGCTCTTCAACTGTTTCAATATTGTGTGCAAAAACATGCAACCCAGAAGTAGCAACCTTCTCTACACATGCTGGGTCTCCACGGAAATCAGGGACTGCAAAATAGCTTGCATAAGGGTACAATATATGGAAGCACAAAATTAGCAGAGGGAAGATAATACACTGACTGAACAACAAAGAAATATGACCAGAAATATGTCACTTACCAAGTGCTTCAATAAGCATTTCTGGCTTCAACACCTTTAACTTTTGAACTGTTTCAGCAAAGTGACCACTACCCTGGTCAGGTAAATCATCACGGTCAACACTTGTGATGACAATATACTCCAGGCCCCATGAGGCAATAGCTTGAGCAACATTAGAAGGTTCATCAGGATCTGGTGGTGGAGGAGTTCGTGAGGTCTTGACATTACAAAACCTGCAAATTAATGACTTACCAACTcattaaacaaatatttttgaagctAACTCATTAAACAGTTCAGACAGTAGAATTGCACTACATTATCGAAAAGGTTAGTGCCAATTAACAAGATGGTAGAGTGCAATATCAACAAATCTTAAGCTAGAAACTGGAGTTCATGGACAAACCACAACATTAATAACAAGAAACGATTTTTCTCCATACAAACTCGCATGAAGAACTGGAGATCCCTGATGATTGCTCCACAATAAGTATCAACTCTTGCCAATTTCAACAATTATCGCTAAGATTCCTATTGCACAAATGATAGCATCACAGCAAAGCCAAAGCATCCACATAATCTAGCACAGGCAACTAAAACACATCATTTGTGCTCGCATGGCTCAAGTTGTACCTTCGAAAACATAAATCCATGAAATTTCATCAAAATGGATAGCATATGGAACGATTCATTCTTAATCTCTAAAGAGTAAGTTTCTAAATTACAGAGACATGGCAGTAATGTTTCCAGGAACAGGCCACAAATGATCTGAGCAGCAGCCACCAACACCTACGAAAGCAGCGATAGAAGAGGATTACCTGCAGCCGCGCGTGCAAGTATCCCCGAGGATCATGATGGTGGCGGTCGCGGTGCCGGTCTCGCCGCCGGACCAGCACTCGCCGAGGTTGGGGCAGCGCGCCTCCTCGCAGACGGTGTGCAGCTTCAGCTCCCGCAGCTTGGCCTTGATCCCGGCGTACTTTGCGCCGCCGGGTATCGTCTCCTTCATCCACTTGGGCTTGGGCAGCGGCTTCTTCCGCGTCCCCACCTCCACCGAGTACGTGAAGTCccccagcgacggcgcgtcAGCCTGCAGCCGCTGCCGCAGCTCCGCGAGCCGACCGGCCGAGGGcggggcggccgccggcgagggcgtggACGGTTCGAGGGTTTGGAGGAGCGACGGGGTGGAGGAGATGGAGCGGGAGGGGGCGTAGGTCAGAGCACGGGccagggaggcggcgaggtggcggcggccgtgcaTGGCTGCGGCCCGGAGCGCACgaccgccggcggcagcggcggtagTTGGTGGAGGGTGGAGACCGGAGCGACGATGAGATGGAATTTGCTTGGTTTGGTGCGGACGACGATGCTATGGTCTTCCtcgctttcttttttttcttaaaaaaatacattttgttttgtttaataCCATTGGGCACTTCAGTGAATATGTGGATCATTTACGTATATGAATACGACCGAAAAAATTGCATCACTTTTTTATTCAGATGTAGACACCCACTTCGTTCGCGAGGCACTGTTGATTTCAAATACATTCTCTTTTTTCCGTGCACGTTTTTATGAACTACGGgcattttttactaaaaaagtttatatgaaaattattttaaaattcatattaatttattttttaagttttcttgttttgcatgCGCTGATTAAACTGCTTTGGAACCCCTCTTGCAGCACAAAGCCGCTAAAATCCTAGAAAATTCGTTTCAACTTGCCGACCACTGAAAGCACAAAACCGCTAGAATTCTCGTTTCAACTTGCCGACCACTGAAAGCACAAAACCGCTAGAATTCTAGAAAATTCGTTTCAACTACGAGTCGAACACAGAACCTCAAATACTACTGAGAACTTTGTAACCACTAAGCTACAGACCCTTTCGCCTCTTGCGAACGAGCTACCCCACGTTATTTGTTCGTTTTTTTAGCAAACAAACACAATTATTTAAGGCTTAGCACCTTGGCACCTTAAATCCCATGGACTTCGGATAGAGCACGGACAAAACAGAGAAATTGAAgaaagagattaaaaaaaatctaagaggTTGAACACATGGTGAAAATCCTCCAAAATCCCTATGATTAGAGGCAATCCtaagaaatttgaattaaaagtCATTTTTTTCGTTCCAAAGGACCTTAAAAATTCTGCTGTTCCAGATGAGGCCTTAgcggaataattaactttttgccactcttagaatAACCCTAACATATTTATCACTGagctcacatgtcatagacacatgagacccacgtgtcatagacaacgggtgacaaatatgttatatgcCATTTctaagtggcaaaaagttaaatgccccggCGACACCAATACGAGTAACAAAATTCAATTTACATAGTAACTCAGGACGAGCTATTTTTAATCACAACAAGCATACAACGTAAAACAGTGTTCATTGATTTACACTGGTTACAGCAGAGAACAGTGTCAATTTGCATATTCGTTATGGGATACCATCCATATCATCACCAAATTATGTTGAATATCTGAACGATGTTCATTGACTTGTACAGATTACAGAAGAAAACAGTGTCATCTGAGAAGAAATTTCCTTTAAACAGTTTTACCCTTCTTTTTCCTGACTTGTGAAAGCTACTGGTTGTAAGTAAAAGAAAAGCTTGCAGACCATGGAAAAATGTCTATTCTACAAACAAGCAAGAGTTCACTTACACGGATTTACAtcggatgaaaaaaaaaaacttgcagCTTACACAAAATGTTTCCTGTATGGTGTACAAAATCGAGCATATCTGAAATGCTCCGTTTGCCACAGTGCAGTATAACATCACAGTAAACCAGATGAGCCATTTTGTTCACCGGTTGCTTCTGGAAACAAGCGGCCAAGTCACTGGTAATTTGAAAAGTTGTCCATAACTATGCAGGGAAATTAAGAGTTTCAGAGCAGAAAGCctgagaaaaatattagtgGGTTGATTCAGTGGTGTCCTTTTAACTCGGTGCGGACATGCCCCCTAATCCCCTACTGTGACCACAGTTCTTCAAAAGGAATTGCAGATAATGGGTTGATTCAGTTGAATTTCCCAATTTCCATCTTCTTCTTGATTGCTCTCTGGCCATGGTATACAAATGAATCTATGATTCCAGAAACAGTGAAGACACCTGCATATCAAGAAGACAGGCACCTTAGGTTACTAGGATATAGAAGAACAGGGTTAATTTCACAGCTTCGAGTAACATATGCCCCCCTAGAGCTGCTATCAAAATAGTTGCAAATTTTGCTCATGATTCAGGAGTAGACTAAATTGGAcaaaataaagagaaatatACAGGACTCAAATGAAACATACACAGTTTAACAAGATTGAGTATCAAGTATAAGGAAATATCCACAAGGAAAATATTACCTCCGACGATAGCGCAAACATTAGTCAAGAAGTGCAAAAACGACACATGTTGTTCTGTGAATGTGACCTGCAAAAGGCATTGATGAGACACTTATATGACGTGTTGCAATAGTATCAATGCAAAATGAATTATTACAGATTAAAGGCATTGACATGGATTTCCAATTCATATAATGAGAAAAGGTGTAACACAAGTACACAACACAGAAATTGATGCAAACTGAAAAGCTGGTCAGAAGCCAAGGAAATACTTCAAAACAATACCTTAATTGGCGACAggtcataaaagaaaaacactccAGGAACAGCCTGTATCCGACCGCTCTCACTACTTCTAAAATGTTCTGTCACAGAAAACTGCAACAAGGAATAATATCATTTAAGATGCTTTAAAACTTGTCAATCCATACATGTCCTTCGTTGAACTTGACTATGCTTGTGCAcatgagggaaaaaaaaaaggaaagtatTACCTGATTCGAAAGAATAATGTGCTCATTTATGTCAGTGTAGACAGTGGGAACAACCtggaaaaaacatattattacaATCACATTGCCTACAACATGTTATAATATCACTGGCAATGAAATGAGCAAGGTTAGTTAGCATGCCATACTTTTTTCCTAAGATAGTAACAGTATAGGACAAACCTTAATGAAGTATTGATACATTCCATACGATGAATGCTGCACCCACTGCGCCCTGATATTTTACAAGTAAATAGATCTTAGAAATGTTTAGTGCCACTTTATATTATTCTTAGGGGCAAGCActtattttctaataaaaattgaaaagagGGATACATAAGACAAGGAAGCTACCTGTCAAGAGGATTAACCACACCAGGAAAGTGTTGGCCAAAACTtaacttatttattttatggctGACCTGGCACATACAGAATAAAGTAAAGGTTGGATTACTGAAGATAGAATATTTGCGAGGAAACACTATTTTTCCTGCCGGTATTCATAGTTAAGAAATAATGCTGAGGTATTATTACATTGAAGCTGTCCTTTTGGAATGGAAGCAAGTCGTGAACATGAACATTTGACTTCTGGAAGCTTTTCCCTGGAGCGAAGTGGAAATTTCCAGCAAccttattaacttcgaggaaGCCATAAATATTGCATCCCTCTCCTTCTTCATCCTTTATATTCTGAAGGAAGCCCTCCCTTTTGCACTACAGACCAGTCCATATCATATCaggcaaaataaaatatcctgACGGTGGAAGGAACATGAGTCACACAGCACCAGTCCATATCAAATCAGGCAAAATAAAATGTCCCGATGGTGGAAGGAACATGAGTTACACAGCATTCAACTTATATGTGCATTGTATATGCTTATAgcacaaaaaaagagagatgatTTTACCTGGTCGATAGAATCTGGATTTGATACACCCCAACCTTTTTTCCTGTATGCTTCACGAACATCGTCACACGAGTTACAACATTGTTCATCAGACTACAGTAAATGAGGGAAGATGTTCAGTACAACCTATGGAAGAATAACTGATGCACCAAAAGTATGTAACACTATCAATCTCATTCATGTGAATAAAAAACAGATAATAGAAGAGCACCGTAGAATTATTGAACAGAGAAGATGATCAGCATAACGCACTAGTAAACTAAAATAGAAGAATAATATCCCAGAAATGATGTAAAGGAGTAATGGAGGGGACTCCATTGTACAGTAAgcaaataaagaagaaaacagaaaggtaaaaaaactgaaattgTCTATGTTACAGACGCCTTTGTCAGTAAAGTatactggcggcggcggcctcctggCAAGAAAAAAGAGCCCAGCGGCACTTAATTagatgtgttttatttatttttagaaggTTTTATTAGTTTGGAAGGTTTTATTAGATTGGAGGGTTTTATTAGTTTGGAAGGTTTCATTAGTTTGGAAGGTTAGTTTTTGGTTTCGGCCTAACCTATAAAGGTCGGCTGTAATCCCTGGGAAAACTATTGAAGAAATTGATATCTCCCTAGGAGGGGTGGTGTCATCTTCGACCTGGCACAGGACCTTCCTGTCGCCGGTGATCTATCCGTCAATCGTGTTCTTCATTATCCACTATGTTCCCAACCATCCTCTGCTTCTGTGTTGGTGTGTCTCCTTTGCGTACACCTCGCCGATATAGGCTGAGCCATATCAGTCTAACCCATGTAAATTATATCTGATAGCCCCTACTATCACTATCATGTGTCCTTTTCGCTTTGTAACACATGACTGAAACCAGGAGAAGACTTGTTCACATAACTTCATGGAAGCTTAAACATGGTTATTGGTCAGAAAGTTAGCATCAGCCCACATCTCATGTTCCAAATAGTTATTCAACAAAACTTAATGACAATGATAGGTAAACTTGTCAAGTTCATGAGAACAAAACTGAATAGCAAGATCAATGGAATTCATGTATAACTTGAAGTCCAAAGAAACCTAGAAATCATAGAAGGCACAGGCCACAGGGCAGTAAAACTTTGTATAATAGGAGTCAGGATGAAATATCATCTAAAGGCAAAAGGAGCATACTTCTTCTGCACCGTAACAAGAGCCACAATAGGTTTCATTGTGTTCAAGCCTGCCGCCATGCCGTTGTAGGGGCTTTTCCACctgtaaaaaataagaaacaagAAACATAAGCCTTTAGAGTTAACAAAATGCATCAAGATCTGGACATTACAAGCCAGAATTAACtaaattgcatagttatgcaAAATGGCATATGTTCAGTCATACATCTACATAGTAGCTCAGAGAATATTTGTATAGCCAGTCCTCATTAGCTACACATTAAGAATCTAAAACTGTAGGACATTTCCATGACAAAATGCATTTGTACTAGTTATGATTTAGATTAATTCATAAATGGGACTCTGAAGTAACGCCATATTACATTCTAAAACTTATTGGTGCAGTTGTTTACAGGACAGAGAAAGGTACCTTCATCCCACCAACTCCATCTTGCTTAGTTGCAATAACATTGCCATGGGCATCAATTCTCTGCTTGAATATATCATGTTTCTACAAAGAGCATTACACAATACTGTG
This window harbors:
- the LOC102706374 gene encoding uncharacterized protein LOC102706374 yields the protein MASVWAQGTGVEFEVKVVRVAGVEAAPDGRGGGLFVRYYVPVGDGRRRIRVDTREVPCDGGSGDAFWGELARFERRGGGGGGARESVGGGVVFQLRWRPRRRPLAFLGLGVGRTGRPSSRVLARGELTVSPAASTTPAPASSGTWLRLSPACRELSGCKAPKLLVELSVNHVAADNYGAVKTGSPGGGVNQHCCSDGERCGQCGWIGTEEDMFLAATFTHEERSVASSIS
- the LOC102716211 gene encoding lipoyl synthase, mitochondrial isoform X1 yields the protein MHGRRHLAASLARALTYAPSRSISSTPSLLQTLEPSTPSPAAAPPSAGRLAELRQRLQADAPSLGDFTYSVEVGTRKKPLPKPKWMKETIPGGAKYAGIKAKLRELKLHTVCEEARCPNLGECWSGGETGTATATIMILGDTCTRGCRFCNVKTSRTPPPPDPDEPSNVAQAIASWGLEYIVITSVDRDDLPDQGSGHFAETVQKLKVLKPEMLIEALVPDFRGDPACVEKVATSGLHVFAHNIETVEELQRNVRDHRANFKQSIDVLKMAKEYAPAGTLTKTSIMLGCGETPDQVISTMEKVRAAGVDVMTFGQYMRPSKRHMPVSEYVTPEAFESYRALGVDMFGGHNLVFVNEGGDGFRYVASGPMVRSSYKAGEFYIKAMIEADRAKTATAESSS
- the LOC102716211 gene encoding lipoyl synthase, mitochondrial isoform X2, yielding MHGRRHLAASLARALTYAPSRSISSTPSLLQTLEPSTPSPAAAPPSAGRLAELRQRLQADAPSLGDFTYSVEVGTRKKPLPKPKWMKETIPGGAKYAGIKAKLRELKLHTVCEEARCPNLGECWSGGETGTATATIMILGDTCTRGCRFCNVKTSRTPPPPDPDEPSNVAQAIASWGLEYIVITSVDRDDLPDQGSGHFAETVQKLKVLKPEMLIEALVPDFRGDPACVEKVATSGLHVFAHNIETVEELQRNVRDHRANFKQSIDVLKMAKEYAPAGTLTKTSIMLGCGETPDQVISTMEKVRAAGVDVMTFGQYMRPSKRHMPVSEYVTPEAFESYRALGVDMGFRYVASGPMVRSSYKAGEFYIKAMIEADRAKTATAESSS
- the LOC102706648 gene encoding endoplasmic reticulum-Golgi intermediate compartment protein 3-like gives rise to the protein MEGLLTKLRSLDAYPKVNEDFYSRTLSGGIITLASSVVMLLLFVSELRLYLHAVTETTLRVDTSRGEKLRINFDITFPALQCSIISLDAMDISGQDHLDVKHDIFKQRIDAHGNVIATKQDGVGGMKVEKPLQRHGGRLEHNETYCGSCYGAEESDEQCCNSCDDVREAYRKKGWGVSNPDSIDQCKREGFLQNIKDEEGEGCNIYGFLEVNKVAGNFHFAPGKSFQKSNVHVHDLLPFQKDSFNVSHKINKLSFGQHFPGVVNPLDRAQWVQHSSYGMYQYFIKVVPTVYTDINEHIILSNQFSVTEHFRSSESGRIQAVPGVFFFYDLSPIKVTFTEQHVSFLHFLTNVCAIVGGVFTVSGIIDSFVYHGQRAIKKKMEIGKFN